A section of the Pseudomonas flavescens genome encodes:
- a CDS encoding ATP-binding protein: protein MKAPLWFPQSFFSRTLWLVLIVVLFSKALTLVYLMMNEDVLVDRQYSHGAALTLRAYWAADPEDRNNIAEAAGLKRVPRTEVPASEEHWPYSEIFQRQMQSELGPDTETRVRAKSPPALWVHAPTLGDDWLRVPLYPHPLRGQRIWSVLGWFLGIGLLSTAAAWIFVRQLSAPLKRLVFAARQFGQGRSVRLPVSDTPSEMAEVYRAFNQMAEDVEQAGRERELMLAGVSHDLRTPLTRLRLSLEFLDHDSELTEDMVRDIEDMDAILDQFLAFIRDGRDEPVEELNLPELIREVVTPYNQKQEQVSLFLEAVPAFPLRRVSIKRLIVNLIENALRYGGGAVEIVLSVADDHSAPYVVLSVMDRGTGIDPSELGNIVNPFIRGDRARGGQGAGLGLAIVKRIASLHGGSVELRNRTGGGLEARICLPLGLLLPRDAA, encoded by the coding sequence ATGAAAGCCCCGCTGTGGTTCCCGCAAAGCTTCTTCTCGCGCACCCTCTGGTTGGTGCTGATCGTCGTGCTGTTCTCCAAGGCGCTGACCCTCGTCTATCTGATGATGAACGAGGACGTGCTGGTCGACCGTCAGTACAGTCACGGTGCTGCGTTGACGCTGCGCGCTTACTGGGCGGCTGATCCGGAGGACCGAAACAATATCGCCGAGGCGGCCGGCCTCAAGCGGGTGCCACGTACCGAGGTGCCTGCCAGCGAAGAGCACTGGCCCTACAGCGAAATATTCCAGCGGCAGATGCAGTCCGAACTCGGTCCCGATACCGAAACCCGGGTGCGTGCCAAGAGTCCGCCTGCCTTGTGGGTGCATGCCCCTACGTTGGGCGATGACTGGTTGCGGGTGCCGCTCTACCCGCATCCGCTGCGCGGCCAGCGTATCTGGAGCGTACTGGGCTGGTTCCTCGGTATCGGCCTGCTGTCCACCGCAGCGGCGTGGATTTTCGTGCGCCAGCTCAGCGCGCCGCTCAAGCGCCTGGTGTTCGCCGCCCGGCAGTTCGGTCAGGGGCGTAGCGTGCGGCTGCCGGTCAGCGACACGCCGAGCGAGATGGCCGAGGTTTACCGTGCCTTCAACCAGATGGCCGAGGATGTCGAGCAGGCCGGCCGTGAGCGCGAACTGATGCTGGCAGGGGTGTCTCACGACCTGCGCACGCCGCTGACGCGTCTGCGTCTGTCGCTGGAGTTTCTCGATCACGACTCCGAACTGACCGAAGACATGGTGCGCGATATCGAGGATATGGATGCCATTCTCGATCAGTTCCTGGCATTCATCCGCGATGGCCGTGACGAGCCGGTGGAGGAGTTGAATCTGCCCGAGCTGATCCGCGAAGTGGTGACGCCTTACAACCAGAAACAGGAGCAGGTCAGCCTGTTTCTCGAGGCGGTGCCCGCATTCCCGCTGCGCCGCGTGTCGATCAAGCGGCTGATCGTCAACCTGATCGAGAACGCCCTGCGCTACGGCGGCGGTGCCGTGGAGATCGTTCTCTCGGTGGCCGATGATCACAGTGCACCCTACGTGGTACTCAGCGTGATGGACCGCGGTACCGGCATCGACCCGAGCGAGCTTGGCAACATCGTCAACCCGTTCATCCGAGGCGACCGGGCGCGTGGGGGGCAGGGTGCAGGGCTCGGCCTGGCTATCGTCAAACGCATCGCCTCGTTGCATGGCGGCAGCGTCGAGCTTCGCAACCGTACCGGTGGCGGGCTGGAAGCGCGAATCTGTTTGCCGCTGGGGCTGCTGCTGCCGCGCGACGCGGCGTGA
- a CDS encoding bifunctional diguanylate cyclase/phosphodiesterase, with translation MPPTSERLPFWTWWLPLPAFHLATLLSLTTQFQGGIAILYLPFALGLVLTLWWGPRVLVGLYANAMLSAPLWGLDWHWAPVHALPETLGVVFCYLALRWRPFDAALPDISHLLRFILLGVLVPTAITCLALLGSLLLLRGLSAQGAPQVALSLWLADSLTALVISIPLLTYVTPWLRRRGWSVSVEGISAPLQQVPEVLRALPSRSVLLLLLVCLPVLLELLPLSLKLPLIGLVMLSLALVWGFAGALCGAAMSVLSILALPWFHGVAANSSWIEPQRLELHFSILLLTLAALLVGRSLSDLRLALSRSDAMQRQLALANLALDASPLAVVIADARREDLPLIYCNPSFERITGHDGQGSLGLGLRRLLRDEQRPEEMRVLETAIRRGAPGNAVLRLQRKDGQPFWSEVILAPMHDESGLSHFIVMQQDVSARERLAQEVARQREELLQQSHLFSQTEDIASLGGWVLNLHDMSMYWSAGCFKIYELDPRNATLTFEESVGQFDAAGQALAYQTLQKMIEGDERFDLEVKVTTFLGKTRWIRLRGAAERDGTELVRLYGAVQDITTRRRTEQQLRERDDRLRLFFEAPLIGMALITPTFGWEEVNLKLCGILGRSREQLLACSWETISLPEDLEIEHLLLDDVLQGSREGFERDRRFIRPDGAEVHTRLNLRAVRRGNGRVSMFLLLVEDISARFEAEARYRTIVEHAPEAILLYTRDGGMVDFNENALRMFACRREDLLSRRPFELSPLLQPNGALSAQAGRVYVEAALQGDAPVFEWTHRDSSGRHFPCEVSLVRLPGEPALIRCSISDISERQRYQREIERLAYSDELTGLPNRRLLLDRLQHAMDREMRDGSLGALLFIDLDHFKTVNDSLGHLVGDSLLREVTARLAGQLRAEDTLARMGGDEFVVLLEALDANPQLAGEQAALTAERLLKSLEGTCLIEGHELAVSASIGIALHPFGEQNAADVLKQADTAMYRAKQAGRNALHFFAPEMQAAIDQRLQLQGELRQAIVRNQLYLAFQPQLRLDDGQVIGAEVLVRWAHPERGEVMPGQFIPLAEETGLIKEIGNWVLEQACATLQRWLPECPQLVLAVNLSPRELRSRGCVARVSSCLQRHAVPAAALELEITEGVLLEDVEQCIANMQALKALGVRFSIDDFGTGYSSLTYLKRLPLDRLKIDRSFTQDLGAGETGSNTLLVETILMIARNLDLECVAEGIETPEQLEHLKALGCEFGQGYLLGKPMAEADFRAWIERSSA, from the coding sequence ATGCCCCCCACTTCCGAGCGCCTGCCGTTCTGGACATGGTGGTTGCCGCTTCCGGCGTTCCATCTGGCCACGCTGCTTTCCCTGACCACTCAATTCCAGGGTGGTATAGCGATCCTTTATCTGCCTTTTGCCTTGGGACTGGTGCTGACCCTCTGGTGGGGACCCCGCGTGCTGGTGGGGTTGTACGCCAATGCGATGCTCAGCGCTCCGCTCTGGGGGCTCGACTGGCATTGGGCGCCGGTGCATGCGTTGCCGGAGACGCTGGGGGTCGTGTTCTGTTATCTGGCGTTGCGCTGGCGGCCATTCGACGCGGCGTTACCGGATATCAGTCACTTGCTGCGTTTCATCCTGCTGGGCGTATTGGTGCCGACGGCGATCACCTGTCTGGCGCTGCTCGGCAGTTTGCTGCTGCTCCGTGGCCTGTCCGCACAGGGGGCGCCACAGGTAGCTCTGTCGCTCTGGTTGGCTGACAGCCTGACCGCTCTGGTGATCTCCATTCCGTTGCTGACCTACGTCACGCCCTGGTTGCGTCGCCGGGGCTGGTCGGTGAGCGTCGAGGGCATTTCAGCGCCGCTGCAGCAGGTGCCAGAAGTCCTGCGTGCTCTGCCGTCCAGGTCTGTGTTGCTGCTTCTGCTGGTGTGTTTACCGGTACTCCTTGAGCTTCTGCCACTCAGTCTGAAGCTGCCCCTCATTGGTTTGGTCATGCTCAGCCTGGCGTTGGTCTGGGGGTTTGCCGGTGCCTTGTGTGGCGCGGCGATGAGCGTGCTGAGCATTCTGGCATTGCCGTGGTTTCACGGCGTGGCCGCTAATTCGAGCTGGATCGAACCGCAGCGGTTGGAGCTGCACTTCAGCATTCTGTTGCTCACGCTGGCGGCGCTTCTGGTCGGTCGCAGCCTCAGTGATCTGCGCCTGGCTCTTAGCCGTAGCGATGCGATGCAGCGACAATTGGCGCTCGCCAACCTGGCGCTGGACGCCAGCCCGCTCGCCGTGGTGATCGCTGATGCCAGGCGCGAGGATTTGCCGCTGATCTACTGCAACCCCTCGTTCGAGCGTATCACCGGCCATGACGGTCAAGGCAGCCTCGGGCTTGGCCTGCGCCGGTTGCTGCGCGATGAACAGCGCCCTGAAGAGATGCGGGTGCTGGAAACGGCCATTCGCCGTGGTGCCCCGGGTAATGCGGTGCTGCGTTTGCAACGCAAGGACGGTCAGCCCTTCTGGAGCGAAGTGATTCTGGCGCCGATGCATGATGAGTCGGGCCTCAGTCACTTCATCGTCATGCAGCAGGATGTCAGTGCCCGCGAACGGCTGGCGCAGGAGGTAGCCCGCCAGCGCGAGGAATTGCTTCAGCAAAGCCACCTATTCAGCCAGACGGAAGACATCGCCAGCCTGGGTGGTTGGGTGCTCAACCTGCACGACATGAGCATGTATTGGAGCGCGGGCTGCTTCAAGATCTATGAGCTGGATCCGCGCAACGCTACGCTCACCTTCGAAGAGTCGGTGGGTCAGTTCGATGCGGCCGGCCAGGCACTGGCTTATCAGACGCTGCAAAAGATGATCGAGGGTGACGAGCGTTTCGATCTCGAAGTGAAGGTAACGACCTTTCTTGGCAAGACACGCTGGATTCGCCTGCGTGGCGCAGCCGAGCGCGATGGCACGGAATTGGTTCGCTTGTATGGCGCCGTTCAGGACATCACCACGCGACGCCGTACCGAACAGCAACTGCGCGAGCGCGATGATCGCCTGCGGCTGTTCTTCGAAGCGCCGCTGATCGGCATGGCGTTGATCACTCCCACCTTTGGCTGGGAAGAGGTCAACCTCAAACTGTGCGGCATCCTTGGGCGCAGCCGCGAGCAGTTGCTGGCGTGCAGTTGGGAAACCATCAGCCTCCCTGAGGATCTCGAAATTGAGCACCTGCTGCTCGACGATGTGCTGCAAGGCTCTCGCGAAGGCTTCGAGCGCGATCGGCGCTTCATTCGCCCCGACGGTGCGGAGGTGCATACGCGCCTCAACCTGCGTGCCGTGCGACGCGGCAACGGCCGCGTCAGCATGTTCCTTCTGCTGGTCGAGGACATCAGTGCGCGCTTCGAGGCCGAAGCCCGCTACCGCACCATTGTCGAGCATGCCCCCGAAGCCATCCTGCTCTACACCAGAGATGGCGGGATGGTCGACTTCAACGAGAACGCCCTGCGCATGTTCGCCTGTCGTCGCGAGGATCTGCTCAGCCGCCGGCCGTTCGAACTCAGCCCCTTGTTGCAGCCCAATGGGGCGCTGTCCGCCCAGGCCGGCAGGGTGTACGTCGAGGCAGCCCTGCAGGGCGATGCACCGGTGTTCGAATGGACCCACCGCGACAGCAGCGGGCGTCATTTTCCCTGTGAGGTAAGCCTGGTGCGCCTGCCAGGCGAGCCCGCGCTGATTCGCTGCAGCATCTCCGACATATCCGAGCGCCAGCGTTACCAGCGCGAGATCGAACGCCTGGCCTACAGTGATGAGCTGACCGGGTTGCCCAACCGCCGTCTGTTGCTCGATCGCCTGCAGCACGCCATGGACCGGGAAATGCGCGACGGCAGTCTGGGTGCTCTGCTGTTCATCGACCTCGACCATTTCAAGACCGTCAACGACAGCCTCGGCCACCTGGTGGGCGACAGCCTGTTGCGTGAAGTGACAGCCCGTCTGGCAGGCCAGCTTCGCGCCGAAGACACCCTGGCGCGCATGGGCGGCGATGAATTCGTCGTGCTGCTCGAGGCCCTGGACGCCAACCCGCAGTTGGCAGGGGAACAGGCTGCCCTAACCGCGGAGAGACTGCTCAAGAGCCTGGAGGGAACCTGCCTGATCGAGGGGCACGAGCTGGCGGTCAGCGCCAGTATCGGCATCGCTCTGCATCCATTCGGCGAGCAGAACGCTGCCGATGTGCTGAAGCAGGCGGATACCGCCATGTACCGGGCCAAGCAGGCCGGCCGCAATGCCCTGCATTTCTTCGCGCCGGAAATGCAGGCAGCCATCGATCAACGCCTGCAATTGCAGGGTGAGTTGCGCCAGGCGATCGTTCGCAATCAGCTGTACCTGGCCTTTCAGCCGCAATTGCGGCTCGACGATGGGCAGGTCATCGGCGCGGAAGTGCTGGTGCGCTGGGCGCACCCGGAGCGCGGTGAAGTGATGCCAGGCCAGTTCATCCCATTGGCCGAGGAAACCGGGCTGATCAAGGAGATCGGTAACTGGGTGCTGGAGCAGGCTTGCGCTACCTTGCAGCGCTGGCTGCCGGAGTGTCCGCAGTTGGTGCTGGCGGTGAACCTCAGCCCGCGCGAACTGCGCAGCCGCGGTTGCGTTGCCCGTGTCAGCAGTTGCCTGCAGCGTCATGCGGTGCCGGCTGCCGCGCTCGAACTGGAAATCACCGAGGGTGTGCTGCTCGAGGATGTCGAGCAGTGCATCGCCAACATGCAGGCGCTGAAGGCCTTGGGTGTGCGCTTCTCCATCGACGACTTCGGCACCGGTTACTCGTCACTGACCTACCTCAAGCGGCTGCCACTGGATCGTCTGAAAATCGACCGCAGTTTCACACAGGATCTCGGTGCCGGTGAGACCGGCAGTAATACCCTGCTGGTCGAGACCATCCTGATGATTGCCCGTAACCTCGATCTGGAGTGCGTGGCCGAAGGCATCGAAACGCCTGAGCAGCTCGAACACCTCAAGGCACTGGGCTGCGAGTTCGGCCAGGGCTATCTGTTGGGTAAACCGATGGCCGAGGCGGATTTCCGCGCCTGGATAGAGCGGTCGTCAGCCTGA
- a CDS encoding S66 peptidase family protein, with product MNKAFTGRLALIAPASAIADEVFDATLAQLEVQSIDYHLGRNVRARHRYLAGTQVQRLDDLHEAFSLPNIDAVWCLRGGYGCAQLLPGIDWALLQRASPRPLIGYSDLSLLLDAFGRNGLPAIHGPVTTALGLQALSAPSGQHERLASMRSLWDLLQGRSHSLPARHISGPASTVQGPLVGGNLTALASGCGTIAGMQLPTDAILILEDVGEPYYRLERSFWQLFESFGERRPAAVCLGSFTDCPRRGVQHSIEEIIGEYLAPFDIPLYGDLPSGHGDANFAWPYGRLGTLQGQSLSW from the coding sequence ATGAATAAGGCATTCACGGGCCGCCTGGCCCTCATCGCTCCTGCCTCGGCGATCGCCGACGAGGTCTTCGACGCGACTCTGGCACAGCTCGAGGTGCAGAGCATCGACTATCACCTGGGCCGCAATGTGCGCGCTCGCCATCGCTACCTGGCCGGCACGCAGGTGCAGCGCCTGGACGACTTGCACGAGGCGTTCAGCCTGCCGAATATCGACGCCGTCTGGTGCCTGCGCGGCGGCTACGGCTGCGCGCAACTGCTGCCCGGCATTGACTGGGCCTTGCTGCAGCGCGCCAGCCCGCGCCCATTGATCGGCTACTCCGACCTGTCGCTGCTGCTCGACGCGTTCGGCCGCAACGGGCTGCCCGCCATCCATGGCCCGGTAACCACAGCCCTTGGCCTGCAGGCACTGTCGGCTCCGAGCGGGCAGCATGAACGCCTGGCCTCCATGCGCTCGCTCTGGGATCTGCTGCAGGGTCGCAGCCATTCGCTGCCGGCAAGACACATCAGTGGCCCTGCCTCTACCGTCCAGGGGCCCCTGGTTGGCGGCAACCTCACGGCCCTGGCCAGCGGCTGCGGCACCATCGCGGGCATGCAGTTGCCGACCGATGCCATCCTCATCCTCGAAGACGTCGGCGAGCCCTACTACCGCCTGGAGCGCAGTTTCTGGCAACTGTTCGAAAGTTTCGGCGAACGACGCCCGGCAGCGGTGTGCCTGGGCAGTTTCACCGATTGTCCGCGGCGTGGCGTGCAGCACAGCATCGAGGAAATCATCGGCGAATACCTCGCGCCGTTCGATATCCCGCTGTATGGCGACCTGCCCAGCGGCCATGGCGACGCCAACTTCGCCTGGCCCTATGGGCGACTGGGCACGCTGCAGGGGCAAAGCCTGAGCTGGTAG
- the rimK gene encoding 30S ribosomal protein S6--L-glutamate ligase, translated as MKIAVLSRNPRLYSTRRLVEAGQQRGHEMVVIDTLRAYMNIASHKPQIHYRGKPLEGFDAVIPRIGASVTFYGCAVLRQFEMMGVVPLNESVAIARSRDKLRSLQLLSRRGIGLPVTGFAHSPDDIPDLIDMVNGAPLVIKVLEGTQGIGVVLCETEKAAESVIEAFMGLKQNIMVQEYIKEAGGADIRCFVVGDKVIAAMKRQAKPGEFRSNLHRGGTASLIKITPEERMTAIRAAKVMGLSVAGVDILRSNHGPLVMEVNSSPGLEGIEVTTGKDVAGMIIQFLEKNGGPNLTRTKGKG; from the coding sequence ATGAAAATCGCTGTGCTGTCGCGCAATCCGCGCCTGTATTCCACCCGCCGCCTGGTCGAAGCCGGGCAGCAGCGCGGCCATGAAATGGTGGTGATCGACACCCTTCGTGCCTACATGAACATCGCCAGCCACAAGCCGCAGATCCACTACCGCGGCAAACCGCTGGAAGGCTTCGACGCGGTGATCCCGCGCATCGGCGCCTCGGTGACCTTCTACGGCTGCGCAGTATTGCGCCAGTTCGAGATGATGGGCGTGGTGCCACTCAACGAATCGGTGGCCATCGCCCGCTCGCGGGACAAGCTGCGTTCGCTGCAGTTGCTGTCGCGCCGCGGCATCGGTCTGCCGGTAACCGGCTTCGCCCACTCGCCGGACGACATTCCCGACCTGATCGACATGGTCAATGGCGCCCCACTGGTGATCAAGGTGCTGGAAGGCACCCAGGGCATCGGCGTGGTCCTTTGTGAAACGGAAAAGGCCGCCGAGTCGGTGATCGAGGCCTTCATGGGCCTCAAGCAGAACATCATGGTCCAGGAGTACATCAAGGAAGCCGGCGGCGCCGATATCCGCTGCTTCGTGGTTGGCGACAAGGTCATCGCGGCGATGAAGCGCCAGGCCAAACCCGGTGAGTTCCGCTCCAACCTGCACCGCGGCGGCACCGCCAGCCTGATCAAGATCACCCCGGAAGAACGCATGACCGCCATCCGCGCTGCCAAGGTCATGGGCCTGTCGGTGGCCGGGGTCGATATCCTGCGCTCCAACCATGGTCCGCTGGTGATGGAAGTCAATTCCTCGCCAGGCCTGGAGGGCATCGAGGTGACCACCGGCAAGGACGTCGCCGGGATGATCATCCAGTTTCTGGAAAAGAACGGCGGCCCCAACCTGACGCGCACCAAGGGCAAAGGATGA
- the rimB gene encoding retropepsin-like aspartic endopeptidase RimB, with translation MKTFDHLNVIGLREWVNLPELGIIGLRAKIDTGASTSSLHASDVQPFERDGERWVRFTAYIGTQVQRRHRCEARLVAYKSIKSSNGLAQSRYVIRTSLMLGDLSWPVEFTLASRKTMRYRMLLGSKALVDGHLVVNPALTYVQDKPVLPDPSGAQ, from the coding sequence TTGAAGACATTCGACCACCTCAACGTGATCGGCCTGCGCGAATGGGTCAACCTGCCGGAGCTGGGTATCATCGGCCTGCGGGCCAAAATCGACACCGGCGCCAGCACGTCGAGCCTGCATGCCAGCGATGTCCAACCGTTCGAACGAGACGGCGAACGCTGGGTCAGATTCACTGCCTATATCGGCACCCAGGTACAGCGTCGCCATCGCTGCGAAGCGCGCCTGGTGGCCTACAAGAGCATCAAGAGTTCCAACGGCCTGGCGCAGAGCCGCTACGTGATCCGCACCAGCCTGATGCTCGGCGATCTATCGTGGCCGGTGGAGTTCACGCTGGCCAGCCGCAAGACCATGCGCTATCGCATGTTGCTCGGTTCCAAGGCGCTGGTGGATGGCCACCTGGTGGTCAATCCGGCGCTCACTTACGTACAAGACAAACCCGTGCTTCCCGACCCGAGCGGTGCCCAATGA
- the rimA gene encoding S6 modification regulatory phosphodiesterase RimA, with protein sequence MTHFPSDLTHPEKCRGCQSSPPLDFDFHFAFQPIVDVRTRQVFAHEALVRGTAGEGAMSVLERVNDDNRYRFDQRCRTQAIAEAMQLGMDTYLSINFLPNAVYRPELCIRSTLEAARQHNFPLDKLIFETLESDHMRDSKHLTHILRQYQEFGFKTAIDDFGAGHSGLTLLADFQPDLIKLDMALIRSVDQDKARQAIVRGIIAICRDLGVQVIAEGIETAGERDFLAFAGIDLMQGYLFAKPLFMGLPTIAEQAWPAANSTH encoded by the coding sequence GTGACCCACTTCCCCAGCGATCTTACCCATCCCGAAAAATGTCGCGGCTGCCAGAGCAGCCCGCCACTGGATTTCGACTTTCATTTCGCTTTCCAGCCCATCGTCGACGTTCGCACCCGGCAGGTGTTCGCCCATGAAGCACTGGTTCGCGGTACGGCGGGCGAAGGCGCGATGAGCGTGCTGGAGCGGGTCAACGACGATAATCGCTACCGGTTCGACCAGCGCTGTCGCACCCAGGCAATCGCCGAGGCGATGCAATTAGGCATGGACACCTACCTGTCGATCAACTTTCTGCCCAATGCCGTCTACCGCCCTGAGTTGTGCATTCGCAGCACCCTGGAAGCGGCACGCCAGCACAACTTCCCGTTGGACAAGCTTATTTTCGAAACGCTGGAAAGCGACCACATGCGCGACAGCAAGCACCTGACACACATCCTGCGTCAGTATCAGGAGTTCGGATTCAAGACCGCGATCGACGATTTTGGCGCCGGCCATTCAGGCCTCACCCTGCTGGCCGACTTCCAGCCCGACTTGATCAAACTGGACATGGCACTGATCCGCAGCGTAGATCAGGACAAGGCTCGCCAGGCCATCGTGCGGGGCATCATCGCCATCTGCCGTGACCTCGGTGTTCAAGTGATCGCGGAAGGTATCGAGACGGCCGGCGAAAGAGACTTTCTGGCCTTTGCCGGGATCGATCTGATGCAGGGTTACCTGTTCGCCAAGCCGCTGTTCATGGGCTTGCCGACGATTGCGGAGCAGGCTTGGCCCGCCGCGAATTCGACTCACTGA
- a CDS encoding RNA-binding S4 domain-containing protein has translation MVAKQDADDKVRLDKWLWAARFFKTRALAKAAIEGGKVHCRGERCKPGKEPKVGEEYVIRTGFEERTVIVQALSVVRRGAPEAQTLYAETGESIVRRELAAEQRKAGALGVQTEGRPSKKQRRQLFYLRGGSGDWVE, from the coding sequence ATGGTGGCAAAGCAGGATGCCGATGACAAGGTACGCTTGGACAAGTGGCTGTGGGCCGCGCGCTTCTTCAAGACGCGTGCGCTGGCCAAGGCGGCGATCGAAGGCGGCAAGGTGCATTGTCGTGGTGAGCGCTGCAAGCCGGGCAAGGAGCCGAAGGTAGGCGAGGAGTACGTGATTCGCACCGGTTTCGAGGAACGTACGGTGATCGTGCAGGCGCTGTCGGTGGTGCGCCGTGGCGCACCGGAGGCGCAGACGCTGTATGCCGAGACCGGCGAGAGCATCGTGCGACGTGAGCTGGCTGCCGAACAGCGCAAGGCTGGCGCCCTTGGCGTACAGACCGAGGGGCGACCCAGCAAGAAGCAGCGTCGGCAGTTGTTCTACCTGCGCGGCGGTTCGGGCGACTGGGTGGAGTAG
- a CDS encoding phosphatase PAP2 family protein, with product MHLSSNARWRPRALIISHLLIALLFASWLWPVTRTYWNQFDLWLFHLLNDPVHAAGLWAHIWAIGSMRPVDAGVGLVMLAIMLRAGLIFPASQVRTGFYAFLVALTVMLLMRVLFADLVEYMNWQHASPSLLVEGSARLTEMFPAWEERWDLKDSASRSFPGDHASVLMIWAMFCSFFVSGWRRALVWTVAVIGMLPRLVAGAHWGADALVGGVLLSVLGIAWSCYTPLASRASAAIERLTSPLMRSLAKAPVLRSLSVIAGGYSTQSPEPPRR from the coding sequence ATGCACCTCAGTTCAAATGCCCGATGGCGCCCTCGCGCGCTGATCATCAGCCATCTGCTCATCGCCCTGCTGTTCGCCAGCTGGCTGTGGCCGGTGACTCGTACTTACTGGAATCAGTTCGACCTGTGGCTGTTCCACCTGCTCAACGACCCGGTGCATGCCGCCGGCCTGTGGGCGCACATCTGGGCCATCGGCAGCATGCGTCCGGTGGACGCCGGCGTAGGCCTGGTGATGTTGGCGATCATGCTGCGCGCCGGCCTCATATTTCCGGCCTCACAGGTGCGTACCGGCTTCTATGCCTTTCTGGTGGCGCTGACCGTCATGCTGCTGATGCGCGTGCTGTTCGCCGACCTCGTCGAGTACATGAACTGGCAACACGCCAGTCCCTCGCTGCTGGTGGAAGGCAGCGCACGGCTCACCGAAATGTTCCCGGCCTGGGAGGAACGCTGGGACCTGAAGGACAGCGCCAGTCGCAGTTTCCCCGGTGACCACGCCTCGGTGCTGATGATCTGGGCGATGTTCTGCAGCTTCTTCGTCAGCGGCTGGCGCCGTGCGCTGGTCTGGACGGTGGCGGTGATCGGCATGCTGCCGCGTCTGGTGGCCGGGGCGCACTGGGGCGCGGATGCCCTGGTCGGCGGCGTGCTGCTCAGTGTGCTGGGTATCGCCTGGAGCTGCTATACACCGCTGGCCTCGCGCGCCAGTGCAGCCATCGAGCGCCTGACCTCGCCACTGATGCGCAGCCTGGCAAAGGCGCCCGTGCTGCGCTCACTCAGTGTGATCGCTGGCGGCTACTCCACCCAGTCGCCCGAACCGCCGCGCAGGTAG
- the hslO gene encoding Hsp33 family molecular chaperone HslO, which produces MSDFTQRFLFDDTDVRGELVGLSGSYQQVLAKHDYPRPVAQLLGELLAAASLLVGTLKFDGLLVLQVRSEGPVPLLMVECSSDGEVRGIARYEAERIADGDGLLQLMPEGVMAMTVDPKQGQRYQGIVSLDGDTLADCLTNYFATSEQLATRFWLCADGLRARGFLLQQLPADRLTDDEERAASWEHLVTLADTLQNEELLGLDNETLLHRLYHQEAVRLFDPRLIQFRCSCSRERSAKALVSLGQADAELLLGEHHGRVEIDCQFCNERYGFDAADIAQLFAGGGSQQPSDTRH; this is translated from the coding sequence ATGTCCGACTTCACCCAACGCTTTCTTTTCGACGACACCGATGTGCGCGGTGAACTGGTCGGGCTGTCCGGCAGCTATCAGCAGGTGCTGGCCAAGCACGACTACCCGCGTCCCGTTGCGCAACTGCTCGGCGAATTGCTGGCTGCAGCGTCGCTGCTGGTCGGTACGCTGAAGTTCGATGGCTTGCTGGTGCTGCAAGTGCGCTCCGAAGGGCCGGTGCCACTGCTTATGGTGGAATGCTCGAGTGACGGTGAGGTGCGCGGCATCGCCCGCTACGAAGCCGAGCGCATCGCCGATGGTGATGGTCTATTGCAATTGATGCCCGAGGGGGTGATGGCCATGACGGTGGATCCGAAACAGGGCCAGCGCTATCAGGGCATCGTTTCTCTCGATGGCGACACGCTGGCCGACTGCCTGACCAACTATTTCGCTACCTCCGAGCAACTGGCCACGCGCTTCTGGCTGTGTGCCGACGGCCTGCGTGCTCGCGGCTTCCTGTTGCAGCAACTGCCTGCCGATCGTCTTACCGATGACGAAGAGCGCGCCGCCAGCTGGGAGCACCTGGTGACCCTCGCCGACACCCTGCAAAACGAGGAATTACTGGGCCTGGACAACGAAACCCTGCTGCATCGTCTCTACCATCAGGAGGCGGTTCGCCTGTTCGATCCACGCCTTATCCAGTTCCGTTGTAGCTGCTCTCGTGAACGCTCGGCCAAAGCGCTGGTCAGTTTAGGGCAGGCCGATGCCGAGCTGCTGCTCGGCGAGCACCACGGCCGCGTGGAAATCGACTGCCAATTCTGCAACGAGCGCTATGGCTTCGATGCCGCCGACATCGCCCAGCTGTTCGCCGGTGGAGGCAGTCAGCAGCCCTCTGACACCCGTCATTGA